From Actinoplanes oblitus, a single genomic window includes:
- a CDS encoding DUF4389 domain-containing protein, with amino-acid sequence MNYSPVRVEARRDPSLSRWLWLVKWLLLIPHYIVLAVLWVGLLVLTLVAYLAILFTGRYPPSIRAYNVGVLRWTWRVGYYGYQALGTDRYPPFTLAEVPDHPARFAVGEPEPVPRWLPLVAWLFAVPHLVLIGALTSAVTWHTPDGYRTSMSVLGAAVLILGLALLFTGRYLDGLHDLLVGVARWQLRVIAYLTLLTPRYPPFRLDQGGSEPVAGPSGPTAVDSPTAPHYRSGPDVPTAPPRSSAAGHVIALVAGVLLLAPATGLGIGGAALLAVDAARDSSGYATSRTVGLHTATAAVTAENLTIADVDVWTRDVADVGGLRLTATAPDGRSLFVGIAPQAAVDQWLAGTAHDELVAMGLGAARYHRAAGPVTGVPAPAEQRFWLASASGPGTTTLNWRITGGQFAVVVANADGSPGVIADVRGAAQVPDLTALGLGLLISSIVLGLVAVGLIVLGGVGLGRRHLPPPAPTAVPLSTVSV; translated from the coding sequence ATGAACTACAGTCCCGTGCGGGTCGAGGCACGTCGCGACCCGTCGCTGAGCCGCTGGCTATGGCTGGTCAAGTGGCTCCTGCTGATCCCCCACTACATCGTCCTGGCGGTGCTCTGGGTCGGTCTGCTGGTGCTCACCCTGGTGGCCTACCTGGCGATCCTGTTCACCGGCCGCTATCCGCCGTCGATCCGCGCCTACAACGTCGGGGTGCTGCGCTGGACCTGGCGGGTCGGCTACTACGGCTACCAGGCGCTGGGCACCGACCGATACCCGCCGTTCACCCTGGCCGAGGTGCCCGATCACCCGGCCCGGTTCGCGGTCGGTGAGCCGGAGCCGGTCCCCCGGTGGCTGCCACTGGTGGCCTGGCTGTTCGCCGTGCCGCACCTGGTGCTGATCGGCGCGCTCACCTCCGCCGTCACCTGGCACACCCCGGACGGCTACCGCACCTCGATGAGCGTGCTCGGCGCGGCGGTGCTGATCCTCGGGCTGGCCCTGCTGTTCACCGGGCGGTACCTGGACGGGCTGCACGATCTGCTGGTCGGCGTCGCCCGCTGGCAGCTGCGGGTGATCGCCTACCTGACCTTGCTGACCCCGCGCTACCCGCCGTTCCGGCTGGACCAGGGCGGTTCCGAACCCGTCGCCGGACCGTCCGGTCCGACCGCCGTGGACTCGCCCACCGCGCCGCACTACCGGTCCGGACCGGACGTTCCCACCGCACCGCCCAGGTCGTCGGCGGCCGGTCACGTCATCGCGCTGGTCGCCGGCGTGCTGCTGCTGGCGCCCGCGACCGGGCTGGGCATCGGCGGCGCCGCGCTGCTGGCGGTGGACGCCGCGCGGGACAGCTCCGGCTATGCGACCAGCCGGACCGTCGGGCTGCACACCGCCACCGCCGCGGTCACCGCGGAGAATCTCACCATCGCCGACGTCGACGTGTGGACCCGCGACGTCGCCGACGTCGGAGGTCTGCGGCTGACCGCGACCGCGCCGGACGGCCGCTCGCTGTTCGTCGGCATCGCCCCGCAGGCGGCGGTCGACCAGTGGCTCGCCGGCACCGCCCACGACGAGCTCGTCGCGATGGGCCTCGGCGCGGCGCGCTACCACCGGGCCGCGGGACCGGTGACCGGGGTGCCCGCTCCGGCCGAGCAGCGGTTCTGGCTCGCCTCGGCCAGCGGCCCCGGCACCACCACGCTGAACTGGAGGATCACCGGCGGGCAGTTCGCCGTGGTGGTGGCCAACGCCGACGGGTCGCCCGGTGTGATCGCCGACGTCCGGGGCGCCGCTCAGGTGCCCGACCTGACCGCGCTCGGGCTGGGCCTGTTGATCTCCAGCATCGTGCTCGGCCTGGTGGCCGTCGGCCTGATCGTGCTCGGCGGGGTCGGGCTCGGCCGCCGGCATCTCCCGCCGCCCGCACCGACGGCGGTGCCGTTGTCGACCGTCTCGGTATGA
- a CDS encoding MarR family winged helix-turn-helix transcriptional regulator, whose translation MSDAAPGLNSEQLGAYFALMEVGSLLQYAVDEHLRAAGDLSYVQFQILARLVDAPGGRLRMTDLADGVVYSRSGLTYQAGLLDKRGLIARSPAPDDDRSVLVTVTDAGRDLVAHVLPGHVERVRQLLFDPMTGTDLAALSTVLGRVRDHMRATPPRSAKPRGGRNRAG comes from the coding sequence GTGAGCGACGCGGCGCCCGGCTTGAACTCGGAGCAACTCGGCGCGTACTTCGCTCTGATGGAGGTCGGCAGCCTCCTTCAGTACGCGGTGGACGAGCACCTGCGCGCCGCCGGCGACCTCAGCTACGTGCAGTTCCAGATCCTGGCCCGGCTGGTGGACGCACCGGGGGGCCGGCTCCGGATGACCGATCTGGCCGACGGCGTGGTCTACAGCCGCAGCGGGCTCACCTACCAGGCCGGCTTGCTGGACAAGCGCGGCCTGATCGCCCGCTCCCCCGCGCCGGACGACGATCGCAGTGTCCTGGTGACCGTCACCGACGCCGGCCGGGACCTGGTCGCCCACGTGCTTCCGGGCCACGTCGAGCGCGTCCGGCAGCTGCTGTTCGACCCGATGACCGGCACTGATCTCGCGGCGTTGAGCACCGTTCTGGGCCGCGTCCGCGACCACATGCGCGCCACCCCGCCGCGGTCCGCCAAACCGCGCGGCGGCCGCAACCGCGCCGGCTGA
- a CDS encoding NADP-dependent oxidoreductase, translated as MKAVRFHEYGDPSVLRHEDVEQPSPGAGQVLIQVAATSFNGVDGNIRAGFMRGPIPVTLPHTPGIDVSGTVAALGEGVTGFAVGDRVVGFLPMTGDGAAAEYTVAPAEILAPAPTAIPLADAAALPTVGLTAWQALFDHAKLAAGQRVLINGAGGAVGGYAVQLAKNAGAYVIAATGPRGADRATAAGADEVLEHGTTPAAGSVDVVLNLAPIEPAQLAALLDPIRPGGVLVNTTVWMPAPSDEQRGVRGIDLFVRSDAGQLGELVALIDAGQLRVGVAQRVPLAELPAVHAQAAAAALPGKTVIVVTSA; from the coding sequence ATGAAGGCAGTGCGTTTCCACGAGTACGGCGACCCGAGCGTCCTGCGCCACGAGGACGTCGAGCAGCCCAGCCCCGGCGCCGGTCAGGTGCTCATCCAGGTCGCCGCCACCTCGTTCAACGGCGTCGACGGCAACATCCGCGCCGGTTTCATGCGAGGCCCGATCCCGGTCACGCTGCCGCACACGCCCGGCATCGACGTGTCCGGCACGGTCGCGGCGCTGGGCGAGGGCGTCACCGGCTTCGCGGTCGGCGACCGCGTCGTCGGCTTCCTGCCGATGACGGGCGACGGCGCCGCCGCGGAGTACACGGTGGCCCCCGCCGAGATCCTCGCGCCGGCGCCCACCGCGATCCCGCTGGCCGACGCCGCGGCACTGCCGACCGTCGGCCTCACCGCCTGGCAGGCGCTGTTCGACCACGCGAAGCTCGCCGCCGGCCAGCGGGTGCTGATCAACGGTGCGGGCGGCGCGGTCGGCGGCTACGCCGTCCAGCTGGCCAAGAACGCCGGGGCGTACGTGATCGCCGCGACCGGCCCGCGCGGTGCCGACCGGGCCACGGCGGCCGGCGCGGACGAGGTCCTCGAGCACGGCACCACCCCGGCGGCCGGCTCGGTCGACGTGGTGCTCAACCTCGCGCCGATCGAACCGGCCCAGCTGGCCGCGCTGCTCGACCCGATCCGCCCGGGCGGTGTGCTGGTCAACACCACGGTGTGGATGCCCGCGCCCAGCGACGAGCAGCGCGGCGTCCGCGGCATCGACCTGTTCGTCCGCAGCGACGCCGGCCAGCTCGGGGAGCTGGTCGCCCTGATCGACGCGGGACAGCTGCGCGTCGGCGTCGCTCAGCGGGTGCCGCTCGCCGAGCTGCCCGCCGTGCACGCCCAGGCCGCCGCGGCCGCCCTGCCCGGCAAGACCGTCATCGTCGTCACCAGCGCCTGA
- a CDS encoding DoxX family protein: MRGNPLGEAVWALFRGVIGLLFALHGAATVFGVFGGNRGSGHAVPMGSWPGWYAGVIQLVCGLLVLVGLLTVPAAILASGSMAYAYFTVHQSHGLLPMENGGDAAALFCWSFLAIAVVGAGRWSVDALRRPRTPAPALEAADA, from the coding sequence ATGCGCGGGAATCCCCTTGGCGAAGCCGTCTGGGCACTGTTCCGGGGCGTGATCGGACTGCTGTTCGCCCTGCATGGGGCGGCGACGGTGTTCGGGGTCTTCGGCGGCAACCGCGGCAGCGGGCACGCGGTGCCGATGGGCAGCTGGCCCGGCTGGTACGCCGGGGTGATCCAGCTGGTGTGCGGCCTGCTCGTGCTGGTCGGTCTGCTGACGGTGCCGGCAGCGATCCTCGCTTCCGGTTCCATGGCGTACGCCTATTTCACCGTCCACCAGTCGCACGGTCTGCTCCCGATGGAGAACGGCGGTGACGCCGCCGCCCTGTTCTGCTGGTCGTTCCTGGCCATCGCCGTGGTCGGCGCGGGCCGCTGGTCGGTCGACGCCCTGCGCCGCCCGCGAACACCGGCGCCCGCACTCGAGGCGGCCGACGCCTGA
- a CDS encoding ATP-binding protein, translating into MTSLRTSPPPPRAEHLRTWILTDATELRQLRASLHRELTGHPRLPAEDSDDILDRIVLVATELATNAIRHGIPPTEVRLLRNPDSLILDVADHDLSTIPELADTRPLHAGGRGLLLAQSFSLDVGWYATQDTKHIWAAFATRP; encoded by the coding sequence GTGACTTCGCTTCGTACCTCACCACCGCCGCCCCGCGCCGAGCATCTGCGGACCTGGATCCTCACCGATGCCACGGAGCTGCGGCAGTTACGGGCGTCGCTGCACCGGGAACTGACCGGCCATCCGCGACTGCCGGCCGAGGACAGCGACGACATCCTCGACCGGATCGTGCTGGTGGCCACCGAACTGGCCACCAACGCGATCCGGCACGGCATTCCGCCCACCGAGGTGCGGCTGCTGCGCAACCCGGACAGCCTGATCCTCGACGTCGCGGATCATGACCTGAGCACGATTCCCGAGCTGGCGGACACCCGTCCGCTGCATGCCGGCGGCCGTGGCCTGCTGCTCGCCCAGTCCTTCTCCCTCGACGTCGGCTGGTATGCCACCCAGGACACCAAACACATCTGGGCGGCCTTCGCCACCCGGCCCTGA
- a CDS encoding NAD(P)-binding protein, protein MPKKNPAGDMTPLPDLAHDQARGGPVRQRRPVYVDLLPPCNAGCPAGENIQAWLAHARGGDYQAAWRVLTADNPLPAICGRVCYHPCESVCNRIQLDSAVSIHGVERFLGDLALEHGWAFDPPPAPTGRRVLVVGAGPSGLSAAYHLARLGHQVVIHDAGDEPGGMMRYGIPAYRLPRDVLAAEIARIEALGVVIETGHPVLDLAAERRAGRFDAVFVAVGAHLSKRVDIPAREAGRIVDAVGLLRSVAAGERPVIGRRVAVYGGGNTAMDAARVAKRLGAEEALIVYRRTRAQMPAHAEEADDAEREGVKINWLRTIQAFDGPELTVEVMELDADGRPVPTGRTEILAADTVVLALGQRADTAFLRGVPGVEFGADGTVLVSASFMTGSAGLFAGGDMVPAERTVTVGIGHGRKAARHIHAYLSGSGAAAPAKHPLAGFDLLHPWYFGDADRRVQDERDPATRTADFTEVVGGLNATAARFEAGRCLSCGNCFECDGCLGACPEDAVIKLGPGNRYRFDYDRCTGCGTCFAQCPVHAIDLIPEAHP, encoded by the coding sequence ATGCCGAAGAAGAATCCCGCCGGTGACATGACACCGCTGCCCGACCTGGCACACGACCAGGCCCGCGGCGGTCCGGTCCGGCAACGCCGCCCGGTCTACGTCGACCTGCTGCCGCCCTGCAACGCGGGCTGTCCCGCCGGGGAGAACATCCAGGCGTGGCTGGCGCACGCGCGCGGCGGCGACTACCAGGCTGCCTGGCGGGTGCTGACCGCCGACAACCCGCTGCCCGCGATCTGTGGCCGGGTCTGCTACCACCCGTGCGAGTCGGTCTGCAACCGGATCCAGCTGGACAGCGCGGTCTCGATCCACGGTGTCGAACGGTTCCTCGGCGATCTGGCGCTGGAGCACGGCTGGGCCTTCGATCCCCCGCCGGCACCGACCGGGCGCCGGGTCCTGGTGGTCGGTGCCGGGCCCTCCGGGCTGTCGGCCGCCTACCACCTGGCCCGGCTCGGTCACCAGGTGGTGATCCACGACGCGGGTGACGAGCCGGGCGGGATGATGCGCTACGGCATTCCCGCCTACCGGCTGCCGCGCGATGTCCTGGCCGCCGAGATCGCCCGGATCGAGGCGCTCGGCGTGGTGATCGAGACCGGCCATCCGGTCCTGGACCTGGCGGCGGAACGCCGGGCCGGGCGCTTCGACGCCGTGTTCGTCGCGGTCGGGGCGCATCTGTCCAAGCGGGTCGACATCCCGGCCCGCGAGGCCGGGCGGATCGTCGACGCGGTAGGCCTGCTGCGTAGCGTCGCCGCCGGCGAGCGGCCGGTGATCGGGCGGCGGGTGGCGGTGTACGGCGGCGGCAACACCGCGATGGACGCCGCCCGGGTCGCCAAGCGGCTCGGGGCCGAGGAGGCGCTGATCGTCTACCGGCGGACCCGGGCGCAGATGCCCGCGCACGCCGAGGAGGCGGACGACGCCGAACGCGAAGGCGTGAAGATCAACTGGTTGCGGACCATCCAGGCGTTCGACGGGCCGGAACTGACGGTCGAGGTGATGGAGCTGGACGCGGACGGCCGGCCGGTGCCGACCGGGCGTACCGAAATCCTGGCGGCCGACACCGTGGTGCTCGCGCTCGGGCAGCGCGCCGACACCGCGTTCCTGCGGGGGGTGCCCGGCGTCGAGTTCGGCGCGGACGGCACCGTGCTGGTGTCGGCGTCGTTCATGACCGGCTCCGCCGGCCTGTTCGCCGGCGGGGACATGGTGCCCGCCGAACGCACGGTGACCGTCGGGATCGGGCATGGCCGCAAGGCGGCCCGGCACATTCACGCCTACCTCTCCGGCAGCGGCGCGGCGGCGCCCGCCAAGCACCCGCTGGCCGGCTTCGACCTGCTGCACCCGTGGTATTTCGGCGACGCGGACCGCCGGGTCCAGGACGAACGCGATCCAGCCACCCGGACTGCCGACTTCACCGAGGTGGTCGGCGGTCTGAACGCGACGGCCGCCCGGTTCGAGGCCGGCCGCTGCCTGTCCTGCGGCAACTGCTTCGAATGTGACGGGTGCCTGGGCGCCTGCCCGGAGGACGCCGTGATCAAGCTGGGGCCGGGCAACCGGTACCGGTTCGACTACGACCGCTGCACCGGATGCGGCACCTGCTTCGCGCAGTGCCCGGTGCACGCGATCGACCTGATTCCGGAGGCACACCCATGA